AACACATTCCCGATGGGAAGAATGTGCACTCCCATCAAGAAACGATGACCACTTCCACACAAGGAGCATTATTGCAGTGTCAATATTTACAACCCTATCTTTTTTATAAGAATCAAAGGTTTTATATCCACCGGGGGTTAGAATTTCCATGGCTTCATCATCAATGGCGGTGAAATGTTCAAGTGATTTGGGATTTTCTTGGGTAGTTGTTACCACAACCCCCTCACCCCGTACCTTCCATATCTCAAAGCGAACCATATCTTCAAATGCTTTTAATATGATTTCTTTAAGTCCCGCATTAAACGAAGCTGGACTATGGGCTGAACGCTCATCATTGTTTACACCCCCTTCAATGAATATTATGGATGCGTTTGGCTTGTAATTACACAAGGTCAGTTCAATTCTTACAATCGCGCTCATGTTGTGTTCTCCTTGATTTCATGCAAAATGATTGGGTTTCAAACAAACTATATATCTTTTTCAACTCTATCACTTCAAAAACGCGTTGACAACACCCTAAAATCACGTATAATTCCTACCTGTCTGCGTGCTGTCTGTGTGTAAATCACACACCAGCGGGTCACTTCAAGTCTCGCGTATTTGTATTACTAGTAATCTATGCAAACGAGAAGCTTTTACGATTTCATTATTAAAAAATTTTAATTTCTATTCAAAATATACCCATGAGCACAAAAATCAAAATCGTACCTCTCGGCGACAAAGTGTTGGTGAAGCCCATGAGTGGAGAAGAGGGAAAAAAGACAAAATCGGGGATTATTATTCCCGAAACAATAGACAAAGAAAAGCCGGAACAAGGGAAGGTCATTGCCGTGGGAGACGGGCGCATGAACGATGAAGGAAAACTTTTACCCATGAAAGTAAAAGTAGGCGATACTGTTTTATTTTCGAAATATGGCCCTGATGAAGTTAAGATCGACGGAGAAGAATATTTTATTTTAAGCGAGGGAAGTATATTAGCAATCATTAAATAACTAATTGAGTCGAAAGTTCATAAAGTTATAAGGTTCATAAAGTGAACATGTAATTTTCCTCTTTATAAACTTTATACACTTTCTACTTTATAAACTAATTCTATGGCAAAACAAATTCTTTTTAATGAAAAAGCGCGAAGCGCGCTCAAAGCAGGTGTCGACAAGGTCGCTGACGCCGTAAAAATCACCCTTGGTCCCCGAGGACGCAATGTGGTTTATGATCGCGGATATGGAAGCCCAATGATTACCAATGATGGCGTTTCCATCGCAAAAGAAATTACGCTTCCCGACAAGTTTGAAAATATGGGTGCGGAGATTGTGAAAGAAGTCGCATCAAAAACAAATGAAATTGCAGGAGATGGAACGACCACAGCAGTAGTTCTTACTCAGGCAATTGTTGCCGAAGGCATGAAGCAAGTTGCGATGGGACTTAATGCGATGGGACTTCGCCATGGGATTGAGAAAGCGGCGGAAGAAGCGGTCAAAGCGCTTCGCGATATGGCGAAGCCAATTAAGGGTAAAAACGAAATTAGGCAAGTGGCAACGATTTCCGCAGAATCGGAGGAAATTGGAAAAATTATTGCCGAAACGATTGAAAAAGTTGGCAAAGACGGTGTTGTCACGGTTGAAGAATCTCAATCGTTCGGCGTTGAGTCGGAAGTGGTGGAAGGACTTGAGTTTGATAAAGGATACGTGTCTCCTTACATGATCACGAATGGAGAACGCATGGAAGCTTCTTACAAAGATGCGCTTATTCTTGTTACTGATAAAAAAATTACCGCAATCAATGATATCTTGCCGCTCCTTGAAAAAGTGGTTCAGACGGGGAAAAAAGATCTTGTGATTATCGCTGATGATGTTGAAGGCGAGGCACTCACTACGTTTGTAGTAAATAAGCTTCGCGGCTCATTCAATGTATTGGCAATCAAAGCTCCTGGATATGGAGATCGGAAGAAAGAAATCTTACAAGACATTGCTATTACCATAGGCGCAAAAGTTGTTTCTGAAGAATTTGGCATAAAACTTGATAAAGCAGAACTTTCCATGTTGGGGCATGCAGGCAAGGTTATTTCGACAAAAGATAAAACGATTATTGTCGGTGGAAAAGGGAAGAAGGCGGATATCGACGCGCGTGTAGCACAACTTAAAAAGCAGGCACAGATGACTGAATCAAAATTTGACCTTGAAAAAATCGAGGAACGCGTTGCAAAACTCTCTGGCGGTGTTGCAGTCATCAAAGTTGGTGCTGCGACAGAAACGGAAATGAAATATCTCAAGCTAAAAATCGAGGATGCGGTGAATGCGACCAAGGCGGCGATTGAAGAGGGAATTGTTCCTGGTGGCGGTATTGCGCTTGTGCGTGTTTCGCAAAAATTGAGAGATAAAAAAATGGGAGACGTTGGAAGCGAAATTCACGCAGGATACAACATTGTTATTAATGCGCTTGAAGCGCCTCTTCGCGAAATTGCGGTCAATGCAGGAAAAGGAGATGGTTCCATCATTGTCGAAAAAGTAAAAGAAATGCTTGGAAACGGGGGGTATAATGCACTCACGGGAGTGTTTGAGGTCGATATGATTGTTTCGGGAATCATTGATCCAGTTAAGGTTACACGAAGCGGTGTGCAGAATGCGACGTCTGCCGCGGCAATTCTTCTCACTACAGAAGTTGCTATTACCGAAGAGGCAAAAGAGGAGAAGGGAGGGAGCCCGGGAATGGGCGGTATGGGAAGTGGGATGGACTATTAAATCATAGTAATCCAAAGCCTCGCTTTGGAAATTGGAAATATAGCAAAAATAAAACGCCTCGTAAATCCGGGGCGTTTTGAAATTGAGAAACAAGAAACAGAAGCGAAGATTTATTCAGATTCAACCTTGAAGTCGCACTGACCAGGCTGCTTTCCTTTTGGATTGCCACATACCGGACATATTTTCATTACGGGTGAAATACCCAACGTCAACCACAGACATCTTCCGGTTTGTCGACATCGTACAAGTTTGTTTGTGGATGACGCTGCGAATTTGACTGTATCACCTGATGCTGTTTCATGGCTGATTGTACTCACGTGTCCTTCTCCTTTTTTCCAATGTAACAAATATACTGTTCCATTTCGCATTGTAATCCTAAATTCATTACTGTCAATTTTTTATGGAAAAAATATCGCATACCATGATATAATTATATGGTATTTTCGTCGAAAATGATTCGACCATTAGCCAGTAATTAATAAGTGTTTACTATATATATGAATACTCAAGAAATAAAAAATTTTTTAAGTCAACCCAAAAAAGTTGCCCTCGCAGTGTTTTTTGTTTTCATGGCATTTTTTTTGGTTTCAGTTCTCTCGGCGGGAGTTAGTAACAGAAACTCATTTCCTTTAAATAAAGTGTCCGCTCCCATGATGGGTGTGCCATCTTCTCCTTATACTAAAGGAGGATATGGTGTTGCTGAAGATGCATATGCGCCAGAATTTGAGCAGGGAATTCGCACGGGAACCGGAGTCGTTATTTCTCCTGACAGAAAAGTCATTCAAAGTGCGAGTCTTTCTATTGTGGTAAACAAGGCGCGTGAAGCAGTTGAGCAAATAAAGAGTGTTGCAAAAAAGTGGAACGGATTTGTTGAGTACGCGAATATTTATGAAACAGGAGATAATCGGACTGCAGGATCAATCGCTATTCGCGTACCATCAAAGGATCTTGATGAAGCACTTCGGGAAGTGAAGGAAACCGCGATCAAGATTACGCACGAGAATGTGAATACTCAAGACGTGACCAAGCAGTTTGTTGATTTGGAAGCCCGTCTCCGTAATTTCAAAGCGCAAGAAGAACAATATCTTCTTATATTGAAACGAGCGGAAAAAATTCCGGATATTCTTTCGGTGACACAAAGTTTAAGTTCTGTGCGAGAAAATATAGAACGTTTGCAGGCAGAAATGAATTATCTTTCAGCACAGATTGAGATGTCAAGTATTGCTGTCGAACTTACTGCCGAAGCTGATGTGAAAATCTTTGGTGTGGTATGGAATCCGATGCAGGAAATCAAGAGCGCTCTCAATGATCTTATTGAATCGCTGGTGCAGTTCGCAAACAGTGTCATTTCATTCATATTCTTCATTCCTGCCCTTGCGCTCTGGCTCCTCGTTATTTGGCTTGGCGGATGGATTATTTGGAAAGTAGCGCGAAAACTTAAAACCCACCTCATGACACATTTATAGAATACACAGTATGGGGTGGCAGAGAATAACTAGGATAAATATACATAGGTTTAACCTATGTACCACTAAATAATGGATATTCGCAAGCATGTGCGGTACAATACAGGGGAATTAAAAGATAGTTAAAATCATTATGAATCCACTAAATATTCTTTTGGGAATTATAGTCCTTATTGTTCTTTGGGCAGTATTTGCCTACAACCAGTTTGTCACACTCATCAACCGTGTCAAAGAGGCGTGGTCGGACATCGATGTTCAACTGAAGCGTCGCTACGATCTTATTCCCAATCTTGTAGAAACAGTGAAGGGATATGCGACCCACGAACGCGAAGCGTTTGAGAATGTAACCAAGGCACGTGCTCAATCAATGCAAGCGGGAACTCCTGCGGCAAAAGGACAGGCAGAAAACATGCTCTCTGGCGCGCTCAAATCTTTGTTTGCGGTCGCCGAAGCATATCCGGACTTGAAGGCAAACCAAAATTTTCTCGGACTTCAGACTGAACTTTCCGATACGGAGAACAAAATCCAAGCCGCTCGCCGTTTCTACAATGGTAATGTCCGTGACTTAAATACTTCAATCGAAACATTTCCCTCAAACTTGATCGCCAATATGTTCAAGTTTGAACCTCGT
This genomic window from bacterium contains:
- a CDS encoding LemA family protein; the protein is MNPLNILLGIIVLIVLWAVFAYNQFVTLINRVKEAWSDIDVQLKRRYDLIPNLVETVKGYATHEREAFENVTKARAQSMQAGTPAAKGQAENMLSGALKSLFAVAEAYPDLKANQNFLGLQTELSDTENKIQAARRFYNGNVRDLNTSIETFPSNLIANMFKFEPREFFELEDAAAKEPVKVKF
- a CDS encoding DUF4349 domain-containing protein, whose amino-acid sequence is MNTQEIKNFLSQPKKVALAVFFVFMAFFLVSVLSAGVSNRNSFPLNKVSAPMMGVPSSPYTKGGYGVAEDAYAPEFEQGIRTGTGVVISPDRKVIQSASLSIVVNKAREAVEQIKSVAKKWNGFVEYANIYETGDNRTAGSIAIRVPSKDLDEALREVKETAIKITHENVNTQDVTKQFVDLEARLRNFKAQEEQYLLILKRAEKIPDILSVTQSLSSVRENIERLQAEMNYLSAQIEMSSIAVELTAEADVKIFGVVWNPMQEIKSALNDLIESLVQFANSVISFIFFIPALALWLLVIWLGGWIIWKVARKLKTHLMTHL
- a CDS encoding co-chaperone GroES, whose translation is MSTKIKIVPLGDKVLVKPMSGEEGKKTKSGIIIPETIDKEKPEQGKVIAVGDGRMNDEGKLLPMKVKVGDTVLFSKYGPDEVKIDGEEYFILSEGSILAIIK
- the groL gene encoding chaperonin GroEL (60 kDa chaperone family; promotes refolding of misfolded polypeptides especially under stressful conditions; forms two stacked rings of heptamers to form a barrel-shaped 14mer; ends can be capped by GroES; misfolded proteins enter the barrel where they are refolded when GroES binds), with the protein product MAKQILFNEKARSALKAGVDKVADAVKITLGPRGRNVVYDRGYGSPMITNDGVSIAKEITLPDKFENMGAEIVKEVASKTNEIAGDGTTTAVVLTQAIVAEGMKQVAMGLNAMGLRHGIEKAAEEAVKALRDMAKPIKGKNEIRQVATISAESEEIGKIIAETIEKVGKDGVVTVEESQSFGVESEVVEGLEFDKGYVSPYMITNGERMEASYKDALILVTDKKITAINDILPLLEKVVQTGKKDLVIIADDVEGEALTTFVVNKLRGSFNVLAIKAPGYGDRKKEILQDIAITIGAKVVSEEFGIKLDKAELSMLGHAGKVISTKDKTIIVGGKGKKADIDARVAQLKKQAQMTESKFDLEKIEERVAKLSGGVAVIKVGAATETEMKYLKLKIEDAVNATKAAIEEGIVPGGGIALVRVSQKLRDKKMGDVGSEIHAGYNIVINALEAPLREIAVNAGKGDGSIIVEKVKEMLGNGGYNALTGVFEVDMIVSGIIDPVKVTRSGVQNATSAAAILLTTEVAITEEAKEEKGGSPGMGGMGSGMDY